The following are encoded in a window of Alosa sapidissima isolate fAloSap1 chromosome 12, fAloSap1.pri, whole genome shotgun sequence genomic DNA:
- the wwc3 gene encoding protein WWC3 isoform X7 translates to MPWVSSNKRRESSELPLPAGWEEARDYDGRVFYIDHNTRQTSWIDPRDRITKPLTFADCVGDELPLGWEVVLDQQVGVYYIDHINKTTQIENPRTQWRQEQERMLKEYLVVAQEALNAKKEMYLVKQQRLELAQQEMLLFHQLSQDDTRSITSSHSGSSSNAKYDPDQIKAEIACRRERLSRLKQELAQVKQELQYKEMGVETLQEIDRKMSSSQTSYKLDEAQAIFNELRSIKKAISSGEKERQDLIQSLAKLTVNFHSSLSIGDSVNEVANSGAPLGDSCHLQQYCDTGCQTEFTGEFGSQDFSPLVDKERLNWQYEESKKRVSSIQHQLAQLDSETWCGRAEADRDSLQLLREKEALLQELTLLSQQQRPPEAFLQLEEERRRLEEEVQRARSLQSQGANQRILQQEKRNVLLRQLEEATRITTYLHSQLKSLSASNLTMSSSSSRGSLASSRGSLASSRGSLSSVSFTDIYGLPQYERAEAPTLDPSDPHLRYLLPLEAPVGVSGMGSGCYGSDLLSLGKAKRSHDNTPQSLASLSSRSSLSSLSPPSSPMEYHSAPQDCPLAQMTEEYMELAGRGILESLRGQGQVPPQPQHPALLPTGTAEAELAAAHLLEAKGLREGGPQGSFPPTGVTLRCNSSNRNSRRARRASAGVCEEALATDSGVFEAWSRSRTEESDEIVYSRDSVTTAEAPQIQLGLLYDASSQCLVLHVLQMRNFNKVAVKEGYRVYVKVHVLPVDPSRPYPYYCCRPQEPRSPLSFNEGFHVPLAADSLALLSLQLSVCAVGMQAQEELLGMARVALADCENSAEMVVTWHRIQLSGTKELHRADAVSHSGGTGHSVEEEEEEEEEVEKAGQRHAEEQSRLKVSGSALLARASTQLEEVERELDLSEEELERKEEQGEAVSERSWQAESVDSGCSNSTAFVAPCVEGLCAEGICMASGGRCVQPTDRGLVRVDKATNTEVVFPEPMRVRPKERGGRWGHGSPFMRGSAIVRSQTFSPGARSQYVCRLYRSDSDSSTLPKKSPFIRNTLERRTLRYKQSYRSSLAEPPTRTSLDLELDLQACRTRQRQLTEELSTLRELKLRLEEPQTRDTPDTPPLWALRDERFRCLLREAHRQAKQSRQEQRQEEAADRRLRKASKEVLQMRGQSQKEPLPVQTFREKMAFFTRPRFNIPPLPADDV, encoded by the exons GATAACCAAGCCCCTGACCTTTGCTGACTGCGTGGGAGACGAGCTTCCCCTTGGCTGGGAGGTGGTGTTGGACCAGCAGGTGGGCGTCTACTACATCGACCACATCAACA AGACCACCCAGATCGAGAACCCGCGGACGCAATGGCGGCAGGAGCAGGAGCGCATGCTGAAGGAGTACCTGGTGGTGGCACAGGAGGCGCTCAACGCCAAAAAGGAGATGTACCTGGTCAAGCAGCAGCGGCTGGAGCTGGCCCAGCAGGAGATGTTGCTCTTCCATCAGCTCTCGCAGGACGACACGCGCTCAATCACCAGCT cACACTCTGGCTCTTcttcaaatgcaaaatatgaCCCTGACCAAATAAAAGCGGAAATTGCCTGTAGGCGGGAACGG CTCTCCAGACTCAAGCAGGAGCTGGCACAGGTGAAACAGGAGCTGCAGTACAAGGAAATGGGAGTGGAGACCCTGCAAGA GATTGACAGGAAGATGTCCAGCAGTCAGACCAGCTACAAGCTGGACGAGGCCCAGGCCATCTTTAACGAGCTGCGCAGCATCAAGAAGGCAATCAGCTCAGGCGAGAAGGAGAGGCAGGACCTCATCCAG AGCCTGGCGAAGCTCACGGTGAACTTCCACAGCAGCTTGTCCATTGGCGATTCGGTAAATGAGGTGGCCAACAGTGGCGCTCCCTTGGGTGACTCATGCCATCTGCAGCAGTACTGTGACACCGGCTGTCAGACTGAATTCACGGGAGAG TTTGGCTCCCAAGATTTCTCTCCATTAGTGGACAAAGAGAGACTCAACTGGCAGTATGAAGAATCTAAGAAAAG AGTGTCCAGCATCCAGCACCAGCTGGCCCAGCTGGACAGCGAGACCTGGTGCGGGCGGGCCGAGGCGGACCGGGACAGCCTGCAGCTGCTGCGCGAGAAGGAGGCCCTGCTGCAGGAGCTGACGCTGCTTAGCCAACAGCAGCGCCCCCCGGAGGCCTTCctgcagctggaggaggagcgCCGGcgcctggaggaggaggtgcagaggGCCCGCAGCCTCCAGAGCCAGGGAGCCAACCAGAG gattctGCAGCAGGAGAAGAGGAATGTGCTGCTTAGACAGCTCGAGGAGGCCACTCGCATCACCACCTACCTCCACTCCCAGCTCAAGAG TCTGTCTGCCAGCAACCTGACCATGTCGTCCAGCAGTAGCCGAGGCTCGCTGGCCTCCAGCCGGGGTTCCCTGGCGTCCAGCCGCGGCTCGCTCAGCTCCGTCAGCTTCACGGACATCTACGGCCTGCCACAATATGAGCGCGCCGAGGCCCCCACGCTGGACCCTTCTGACCCGCACCTGCGCTACCTGCTGCCCCTGGAGGCCCCCGTCGGGGTCAGCGGGATGGGCAGCGGCTGCTACGGCTCGGACCTGCTGAGCCTGGGCAAGGCCAAGCGCTCTCACGACAACACGCCGCAGTCGCTGGCGTCGCTCTCATCGCGCTCTTCGCTCTCCTCGCTGTCGCCGCCCAGCTCGCCAATGGAGTACCACTCGGCACCGCAGGACTGCCCGCTCGCCCAGATGACCGAGGAGTACATGGAGCTGGCGGGCCGAGGCATCCTGGAGAGTCTCCGCGGCCAGGGCCAGGTGCCACCGCAGCCGCAGCATCCTGCACTGCTGCCCACAGGGACGGCCGAGGCCGAGCTGGCTGCTGCTCACCTTCTGGAGGCCAAGGGGCTCCGAGAAGGAGGGCCTCAGGGGTCGTTTCCTCCGACAG gagtGACCCTGCGatgcaacagcagcaacaggaaCAGCAGGAGAGCCAGGAGGGCTTCAGCTGGGGTGTGCGAGGAGGCGCTGGCCACAGACAGTGGCGTGTTTGAGGCCTGGAGCAGAAG CAGAACGGAAGAATCAGACGAGATTGTGTACAGCCGGGATTCTGTCACCACAGCTGAAGCGCCGCAGATTCAATTAGGACTTCT cTATGATGCGAGCTCGCAGTGTCTCGTGCTGCATGTTCTGCAGATGAGGAATTTCAACAAAGTTGCCGTGAAGGAAGGCTACCGAGT ctATGTGAAGGTGCACGTGCTGCCTGTGGACCCCAGCCGGCCGTATCCCTACTACTGCTGTCGGCCCCAGGAGCCACGCTCGCCGCTCAGCTTCAACGAGGGCTTCCACGTGCCGCTGGCCGCAGACAGCCTGGCCTTGCTCAGCCTGCAGCTCAGCGTCTGCGCAGTGGGCATGCAGGCGCAGGAGGAGCTGCTG ggcatggCTCGGGTGGCGCTAGCCGACTGCGAGAACAGTGCAGAGATGGTAGTCACCTGGCACCGGATCCAGCTCTCCGGCACCAAGGAGCTCCACCGTGCAGACGCGGTCAGCCACAGCGGTGGGACTGGGCACAgcgtggaggaagaggaggaggaggaagaggaagtggagAAGGCAGGCCAACGGCATGCAGAAGAGCAATCAAGGCTGAAG GTATCAGGGTCAGCTCTATTGGCTCGTGCCTCCACCcagctggaggaggtggagagagagctggacctcagcgaggaggagctggagaggaaggaggagcagggagaggcaGTGTCCgagag GAGCTGGCAGGCCGAGTCTGTGGACAGTGGCTGTAGCAACAGCACAGCGTTTGTGGCGCCCTGTGTAGAGGGGCTCTGTGCTGAGGGCATCTGCATGGCCAGCGGAGGGCGCTGTGTGCAGCCCACTGACAGAGGACTCGTCAGG GTGGATAAGGCTACAAACACCGAGGTGGTCTTCCCTGAGCCAATGAGGGTGCGGCCGAAGGAACGCGGGGGACGTTGGGGACACGGCTCGCCTTTCATGCGAGGCAGCGCCATTGTTCGCTCGCAGACTTTCTCCCCAGGAGCACGCAGCCAGTATGTGTGTAGG TTGTACCGAAGCGACAGCGACAGCTCTACACTACCAAAGAAGTCCCCCTTCATCAGAAACACTCTAGAGAGAAGAACTCTGCGCTACAAACAG TCGTACCGCTCGTCGCTGGCAGAGCCGCCCACGCGCACCTCCCTGGACCTGGAGCTGGACCTCCAGGCATGCCGCACGCGCCAGCGGCAGCTGACCGAGGAGCTGAGCACGCTGCGGGAGCTCAAGCTGCGGCTGGAGGAGCCACAGACACGCGACACCCCCGACACCCCGCCCCTCTGGGCCCTGCGCGACGAGCGCTTCCGGTGCCTGCTGCGCGAGGCCCACAGACAG
- the wwc3 gene encoding protein WWC3 isoform X3, with product MPWVSSNKRRESSELPLPAGWEEARDYDGRVFYIDHNTRQTSWIDPRDRITKPLTFADCVGDELPLGWEVVLDQQVGVYYIDHINKTTQIENPRTQWRQEQERMLKEYLVVAQEALNAKKEMYLVKQQRLELAQQEMLLFHQLSQDDTRSITSSHSGSSSNAKYDPDQIKAEIACRRERLSRLKQELAQVKQELQYKEMGVETLQEIDRKMSSSQTSYKLDEAQAIFNELRSIKKAISSGEKERQDLIQSLAKLTVNFHSSLSIGDSVNEVANSGAPLGDSCHLQQYCDTGCQTEFTGEFGSQDFSPLVDKERLNWQYEESKKRVSSIQHQLAQLDSETWCGRAEADRDSLQLLREKEALLQELTLLSQQQRPPEAFLQLEEERRRLEEEVQRARSLQSQGANQRILQQEKRNVLLRQLEEATRITTYLHSQLKRYWSLSSRPPVDTTPATTTSTHSYCTLTLSASNLTMSSSSSRGSLASSRGSLASSRGSLSSVSFTDIYGLPQYERAEAPTLDPSDPHLRYLLPLEAPVGVSGMGSGCYGSDLLSLGKAKRSHDNTPQSLASLSSRSSLSSLSPPSSPMEYHSAPQDCPLAQMTEEYMELAGRGILESLRGQGQVPPQPQHPALLPTGTAEAELAAAHLLEAKGLREGGPQGSFPPTGVTLRCNSSNRNSRRARRASAGVCEEALATDSGVFEAWSRSRTEESDEIVYSRDSVTTAEAPQIQLGLLYDASSQCLVLHVLQMRNFNKVAVKEGYRVYVKVHVLPVDPSRPYPYYCCRPQEPRSPLSFNEGFHVPLAADSLALLSLQLSVCAVGMQAQEELLGMARVALADCENSAEMVVTWHRIQLSGTKELHRADAVSHSGGTGHSVEEEEEEEEEVEKAGQRHAEEQSRLKVSGSALLARASTQLEEVERELDLSEEELERKEEQGEAVSERSWQAESVDSGCSNSTAFVAPCVEGLCAEGICMASGGRCVQPTDRGLVRVDKATNTEVVFPEPMRVRPKERGGRWGHGSPFMRGSAIVRSQTFSPGARSQYVCRLYRSDSDSSTLPKKSPFIRNTLERRTLRYKQSYRSSLAEPPTRTSLDLELDLQACRTRQRQLTEELSTLRELKLRLEEPQTRDTPDTPPLWALRDERFRCLLREAHRQAKQSRQEQRQEEAADRRLRKASKEVLQMRGQSQKEPLPVQTFREKMAFFTRPRFNIPPLPADDV from the exons GATAACCAAGCCCCTGACCTTTGCTGACTGCGTGGGAGACGAGCTTCCCCTTGGCTGGGAGGTGGTGTTGGACCAGCAGGTGGGCGTCTACTACATCGACCACATCAACA AGACCACCCAGATCGAGAACCCGCGGACGCAATGGCGGCAGGAGCAGGAGCGCATGCTGAAGGAGTACCTGGTGGTGGCACAGGAGGCGCTCAACGCCAAAAAGGAGATGTACCTGGTCAAGCAGCAGCGGCTGGAGCTGGCCCAGCAGGAGATGTTGCTCTTCCATCAGCTCTCGCAGGACGACACGCGCTCAATCACCAGCT cACACTCTGGCTCTTcttcaaatgcaaaatatgaCCCTGACCAAATAAAAGCGGAAATTGCCTGTAGGCGGGAACGG CTCTCCAGACTCAAGCAGGAGCTGGCACAGGTGAAACAGGAGCTGCAGTACAAGGAAATGGGAGTGGAGACCCTGCAAGA GATTGACAGGAAGATGTCCAGCAGTCAGACCAGCTACAAGCTGGACGAGGCCCAGGCCATCTTTAACGAGCTGCGCAGCATCAAGAAGGCAATCAGCTCAGGCGAGAAGGAGAGGCAGGACCTCATCCAG AGCCTGGCGAAGCTCACGGTGAACTTCCACAGCAGCTTGTCCATTGGCGATTCGGTAAATGAGGTGGCCAACAGTGGCGCTCCCTTGGGTGACTCATGCCATCTGCAGCAGTACTGTGACACCGGCTGTCAGACTGAATTCACGGGAGAG TTTGGCTCCCAAGATTTCTCTCCATTAGTGGACAAAGAGAGACTCAACTGGCAGTATGAAGAATCTAAGAAAAG AGTGTCCAGCATCCAGCACCAGCTGGCCCAGCTGGACAGCGAGACCTGGTGCGGGCGGGCCGAGGCGGACCGGGACAGCCTGCAGCTGCTGCGCGAGAAGGAGGCCCTGCTGCAGGAGCTGACGCTGCTTAGCCAACAGCAGCGCCCCCCGGAGGCCTTCctgcagctggaggaggagcgCCGGcgcctggaggaggaggtgcagaggGCCCGCAGCCTCCAGAGCCAGGGAGCCAACCAGAG gattctGCAGCAGGAGAAGAGGAATGTGCTGCTTAGACAGCTCGAGGAGGCCACTCGCATCACCACCTACCTCCACTCCCAGCTCAAGAGGTACTGGAGCCTCTCGTCAAGGCCACCAGTGGACACCACTCcagccaccaccacctccacccatTCATACTGCACACTCAC TCTGTCTGCCAGCAACCTGACCATGTCGTCCAGCAGTAGCCGAGGCTCGCTGGCCTCCAGCCGGGGTTCCCTGGCGTCCAGCCGCGGCTCGCTCAGCTCCGTCAGCTTCACGGACATCTACGGCCTGCCACAATATGAGCGCGCCGAGGCCCCCACGCTGGACCCTTCTGACCCGCACCTGCGCTACCTGCTGCCCCTGGAGGCCCCCGTCGGGGTCAGCGGGATGGGCAGCGGCTGCTACGGCTCGGACCTGCTGAGCCTGGGCAAGGCCAAGCGCTCTCACGACAACACGCCGCAGTCGCTGGCGTCGCTCTCATCGCGCTCTTCGCTCTCCTCGCTGTCGCCGCCCAGCTCGCCAATGGAGTACCACTCGGCACCGCAGGACTGCCCGCTCGCCCAGATGACCGAGGAGTACATGGAGCTGGCGGGCCGAGGCATCCTGGAGAGTCTCCGCGGCCAGGGCCAGGTGCCACCGCAGCCGCAGCATCCTGCACTGCTGCCCACAGGGACGGCCGAGGCCGAGCTGGCTGCTGCTCACCTTCTGGAGGCCAAGGGGCTCCGAGAAGGAGGGCCTCAGGGGTCGTTTCCTCCGACAG gagtGACCCTGCGatgcaacagcagcaacaggaaCAGCAGGAGAGCCAGGAGGGCTTCAGCTGGGGTGTGCGAGGAGGCGCTGGCCACAGACAGTGGCGTGTTTGAGGCCTGGAGCAGAAG CAGAACGGAAGAATCAGACGAGATTGTGTACAGCCGGGATTCTGTCACCACAGCTGAAGCGCCGCAGATTCAATTAGGACTTCT cTATGATGCGAGCTCGCAGTGTCTCGTGCTGCATGTTCTGCAGATGAGGAATTTCAACAAAGTTGCCGTGAAGGAAGGCTACCGAGT ctATGTGAAGGTGCACGTGCTGCCTGTGGACCCCAGCCGGCCGTATCCCTACTACTGCTGTCGGCCCCAGGAGCCACGCTCGCCGCTCAGCTTCAACGAGGGCTTCCACGTGCCGCTGGCCGCAGACAGCCTGGCCTTGCTCAGCCTGCAGCTCAGCGTCTGCGCAGTGGGCATGCAGGCGCAGGAGGAGCTGCTG ggcatggCTCGGGTGGCGCTAGCCGACTGCGAGAACAGTGCAGAGATGGTAGTCACCTGGCACCGGATCCAGCTCTCCGGCACCAAGGAGCTCCACCGTGCAGACGCGGTCAGCCACAGCGGTGGGACTGGGCACAgcgtggaggaagaggaggaggaggaagaggaagtggagAAGGCAGGCCAACGGCATGCAGAAGAGCAATCAAGGCTGAAG GTATCAGGGTCAGCTCTATTGGCTCGTGCCTCCACCcagctggaggaggtggagagagagctggacctcagcgaggaggagctggagaggaaggaggagcagggagaggcaGTGTCCgagag GAGCTGGCAGGCCGAGTCTGTGGACAGTGGCTGTAGCAACAGCACAGCGTTTGTGGCGCCCTGTGTAGAGGGGCTCTGTGCTGAGGGCATCTGCATGGCCAGCGGAGGGCGCTGTGTGCAGCCCACTGACAGAGGACTCGTCAGG GTGGATAAGGCTACAAACACCGAGGTGGTCTTCCCTGAGCCAATGAGGGTGCGGCCGAAGGAACGCGGGGGACGTTGGGGACACGGCTCGCCTTTCATGCGAGGCAGCGCCATTGTTCGCTCGCAGACTTTCTCCCCAGGAGCACGCAGCCAGTATGTGTGTAGG TTGTACCGAAGCGACAGCGACAGCTCTACACTACCAAAGAAGTCCCCCTTCATCAGAAACACTCTAGAGAGAAGAACTCTGCGCTACAAACAG TCGTACCGCTCGTCGCTGGCAGAGCCGCCCACGCGCACCTCCCTGGACCTGGAGCTGGACCTCCAGGCATGCCGCACGCGCCAGCGGCAGCTGACCGAGGAGCTGAGCACGCTGCGGGAGCTCAAGCTGCGGCTGGAGGAGCCACAGACACGCGACACCCCCGACACCCCGCCCCTCTGGGCCCTGCGCGACGAGCGCTTCCGGTGCCTGCTGCGCGAGGCCCACAGACAG
- the wwc3 gene encoding protein WWC3 isoform X1 — protein MPWVSSNKRRESSELPLPAGWEEARDYDGRVFYIDHNTRQTSWIDPRDRITKPLTFADCVGDELPLGWEVVLDQQVGVYYIDHINKTTQIENPRTQWRQEQERMLKEYLVVAQEALNAKKEMYLVKQQRLELAQQEMLLFHQLSQDDTRSITSSHSGSSSNAKYDPDQIKAEIACRRERLSRLKQELAQVKQELQYKEMGVETLQEIDRKMSSSQTSYKLDEAQAIFNELRSIKKAISSGEKERQDLIQSLAKLTVNFHSSLSIGDSVNEVANSGAPLGDSCHLQQYCDTGCQTEFTGEFGSQDFSPLVDKERLNWQYEESKKRVSSIQHQLAQLDSETWCGRAEADRDSLQLLREKEALLQELTLLSQQQRPPEAFLQLEEERRRLEEEVQRARSLQSQGANQRILQQEKRNVLLRQLEEATRITTYLHSQLKRYWSLSSRPPVDTTPATTTSTHSYCTLTLSASNLTMSSSSSRGSLASSRGSLASSRGSLSSVSFTDIYGLPQYERAEAPTLDPSDPHLRYLLPLEAPVGVSGMGSGCYGSDLLSLGKAKRSHDNTPQSLASLSSRSSLSSLSPPSSPMEYHSAPQDCPLAQMTEEYMELAGRGILESLRGQGQVPPQPQHPALLPTGTAEAELAAAHLLEAKGLREGGPQGSFPPTGVTLRCNSSNRNSRRARRASAGVCEEALATDSGVFEAWSRSRTEESDEIVYSRDSVTTAEAPQIQLGLLYDASSQCLVLHVLQMRNFNKVAVKEGYRVYVKVHVLPVDPSRPYPYYCCRPQEPRSPLSFNEGFHVPLAADSLALLSLQLSVCAVGMQAQEELLGMARVALADCENSAEMVVTWHRIQLSGTKELHRADAVSHSGGTGHSVEEEEEEEEEVEKAGQRHAEEQSRLKVSGSALLARASTQLEEVERELDLSEEELERKEEQGEAVSERSWQAESVDSGCSNSTAFVAPCVEGLCAEGICMASGGRCVQPTDRGLVRVDKATNTEVVFPEPMRVRPKERGGRWGHGSPFMRGSAIVRSQTFSPGARSQYVCRLYRSDSDSSTLPKKSPFIRNTLERRTLRYKQQSYRSSLAEPPTRTSLDLELDLQACRTRQRQLTEELSTLRELKLRLEEPQTRDTPDTPPLWALRDERFRCLLREAHRQAKQSRQEQRQEEAADRRLRKASKEVLQMRGQSQKEPLPVQTFREKMAFFTRPRFNIPPLPADDV, from the exons GATAACCAAGCCCCTGACCTTTGCTGACTGCGTGGGAGACGAGCTTCCCCTTGGCTGGGAGGTGGTGTTGGACCAGCAGGTGGGCGTCTACTACATCGACCACATCAACA AGACCACCCAGATCGAGAACCCGCGGACGCAATGGCGGCAGGAGCAGGAGCGCATGCTGAAGGAGTACCTGGTGGTGGCACAGGAGGCGCTCAACGCCAAAAAGGAGATGTACCTGGTCAAGCAGCAGCGGCTGGAGCTGGCCCAGCAGGAGATGTTGCTCTTCCATCAGCTCTCGCAGGACGACACGCGCTCAATCACCAGCT cACACTCTGGCTCTTcttcaaatgcaaaatatgaCCCTGACCAAATAAAAGCGGAAATTGCCTGTAGGCGGGAACGG CTCTCCAGACTCAAGCAGGAGCTGGCACAGGTGAAACAGGAGCTGCAGTACAAGGAAATGGGAGTGGAGACCCTGCAAGA GATTGACAGGAAGATGTCCAGCAGTCAGACCAGCTACAAGCTGGACGAGGCCCAGGCCATCTTTAACGAGCTGCGCAGCATCAAGAAGGCAATCAGCTCAGGCGAGAAGGAGAGGCAGGACCTCATCCAG AGCCTGGCGAAGCTCACGGTGAACTTCCACAGCAGCTTGTCCATTGGCGATTCGGTAAATGAGGTGGCCAACAGTGGCGCTCCCTTGGGTGACTCATGCCATCTGCAGCAGTACTGTGACACCGGCTGTCAGACTGAATTCACGGGAGAG TTTGGCTCCCAAGATTTCTCTCCATTAGTGGACAAAGAGAGACTCAACTGGCAGTATGAAGAATCTAAGAAAAG AGTGTCCAGCATCCAGCACCAGCTGGCCCAGCTGGACAGCGAGACCTGGTGCGGGCGGGCCGAGGCGGACCGGGACAGCCTGCAGCTGCTGCGCGAGAAGGAGGCCCTGCTGCAGGAGCTGACGCTGCTTAGCCAACAGCAGCGCCCCCCGGAGGCCTTCctgcagctggaggaggagcgCCGGcgcctggaggaggaggtgcagaggGCCCGCAGCCTCCAGAGCCAGGGAGCCAACCAGAG gattctGCAGCAGGAGAAGAGGAATGTGCTGCTTAGACAGCTCGAGGAGGCCACTCGCATCACCACCTACCTCCACTCCCAGCTCAAGAGGTACTGGAGCCTCTCGTCAAGGCCACCAGTGGACACCACTCcagccaccaccacctccacccatTCATACTGCACACTCAC TCTGTCTGCCAGCAACCTGACCATGTCGTCCAGCAGTAGCCGAGGCTCGCTGGCCTCCAGCCGGGGTTCCCTGGCGTCCAGCCGCGGCTCGCTCAGCTCCGTCAGCTTCACGGACATCTACGGCCTGCCACAATATGAGCGCGCCGAGGCCCCCACGCTGGACCCTTCTGACCCGCACCTGCGCTACCTGCTGCCCCTGGAGGCCCCCGTCGGGGTCAGCGGGATGGGCAGCGGCTGCTACGGCTCGGACCTGCTGAGCCTGGGCAAGGCCAAGCGCTCTCACGACAACACGCCGCAGTCGCTGGCGTCGCTCTCATCGCGCTCTTCGCTCTCCTCGCTGTCGCCGCCCAGCTCGCCAATGGAGTACCACTCGGCACCGCAGGACTGCCCGCTCGCCCAGATGACCGAGGAGTACATGGAGCTGGCGGGCCGAGGCATCCTGGAGAGTCTCCGCGGCCAGGGCCAGGTGCCACCGCAGCCGCAGCATCCTGCACTGCTGCCCACAGGGACGGCCGAGGCCGAGCTGGCTGCTGCTCACCTTCTGGAGGCCAAGGGGCTCCGAGAAGGAGGGCCTCAGGGGTCGTTTCCTCCGACAG gagtGACCCTGCGatgcaacagcagcaacaggaaCAGCAGGAGAGCCAGGAGGGCTTCAGCTGGGGTGTGCGAGGAGGCGCTGGCCACAGACAGTGGCGTGTTTGAGGCCTGGAGCAGAAG CAGAACGGAAGAATCAGACGAGATTGTGTACAGCCGGGATTCTGTCACCACAGCTGAAGCGCCGCAGATTCAATTAGGACTTCT cTATGATGCGAGCTCGCAGTGTCTCGTGCTGCATGTTCTGCAGATGAGGAATTTCAACAAAGTTGCCGTGAAGGAAGGCTACCGAGT ctATGTGAAGGTGCACGTGCTGCCTGTGGACCCCAGCCGGCCGTATCCCTACTACTGCTGTCGGCCCCAGGAGCCACGCTCGCCGCTCAGCTTCAACGAGGGCTTCCACGTGCCGCTGGCCGCAGACAGCCTGGCCTTGCTCAGCCTGCAGCTCAGCGTCTGCGCAGTGGGCATGCAGGCGCAGGAGGAGCTGCTG ggcatggCTCGGGTGGCGCTAGCCGACTGCGAGAACAGTGCAGAGATGGTAGTCACCTGGCACCGGATCCAGCTCTCCGGCACCAAGGAGCTCCACCGTGCAGACGCGGTCAGCCACAGCGGTGGGACTGGGCACAgcgtggaggaagaggaggaggaggaagaggaagtggagAAGGCAGGCCAACGGCATGCAGAAGAGCAATCAAGGCTGAAG GTATCAGGGTCAGCTCTATTGGCTCGTGCCTCCACCcagctggaggaggtggagagagagctggacctcagcgaggaggagctggagaggaaggaggagcagggagaggcaGTGTCCgagag GAGCTGGCAGGCCGAGTCTGTGGACAGTGGCTGTAGCAACAGCACAGCGTTTGTGGCGCCCTGTGTAGAGGGGCTCTGTGCTGAGGGCATCTGCATGGCCAGCGGAGGGCGCTGTGTGCAGCCCACTGACAGAGGACTCGTCAGG GTGGATAAGGCTACAAACACCGAGGTGGTCTTCCCTGAGCCAATGAGGGTGCGGCCGAAGGAACGCGGGGGACGTTGGGGACACGGCTCGCCTTTCATGCGAGGCAGCGCCATTGTTCGCTCGCAGACTTTCTCCCCAGGAGCACGCAGCCAGTATGTGTGTAGG TTGTACCGAAGCGACAGCGACAGCTCTACACTACCAAAGAAGTCCCCCTTCATCAGAAACACTCTAGAGAGAAGAACTCTGCGCTACAAACAG cAGTCGTACCGCTCGTCGCTGGCAGAGCCGCCCACGCGCACCTCCCTGGACCTGGAGCTGGACCTCCAGGCATGCCGCACGCGCCAGCGGCAGCTGACCGAGGAGCTGAGCACGCTGCGGGAGCTCAAGCTGCGGCTGGAGGAGCCACAGACACGCGACACCCCCGACACCCCGCCCCTCTGGGCCCTGCGCGACGAGCGCTTCCGGTGCCTGCTGCGCGAGGCCCACAGACAG